The DNA window ACGAACGGGTACCCGCGTTCCCGGCACTCGGCCGAGTGCCGCAGCATCGCCTCGGGGTCGTTGGCGCCGACCAGCACGAGGTCGAGCCCGCCGAGCCGCTGCGCGACCGGGGCCAGCTCGATGTTGCGGGCCTCGCTCATCGCCCCGGCGTAGAAGGAGGCGATCTGGCACATCTCGGTGTCGGTGGTGCAGACGAAGCGGGCGGTGTGCGCCACCTCGCTGACGTGTACCGAGCCGCAGTCGACGCCGTGCCGCTCCAGCCAGGAGCGGTAGTCGGCGAAGTCGGCGCCCACCGCGCCGAGCAGGACCGGACGCAGGCCGAGCTGCCCCATCCCGAAGGCGATGTTGGCCGCCACCCCGCCCCGGCGCAGCACCAGGTCGTCCACCAGGAAGGACAGCGAGACCTTGTCGAGCTGGTCGGCGATGAGCTGGTCGGCGAACCGGCCGGGGAAGCTCATCAGATGGTCGGTCGCGATCGAACCGGTCACGGCGATCTTCATGTCAACCCTCGCGGTCGGGGAGCACGGCGCCGGTCAGCCTACCGGCCCGGAACGAGAGCGGGACGGGGGTCGGTCGAACAGCCGTCACCGTCCGCTCAACCCGGCGACCGCCCCCGTACATCCGGCATACCGCCCGTGGTGGCATCCGCGCTGCTCGGCGCTACGAGCGGCGACCGGCGCCGCGAGGGACGGCCGACCGGAATGATCTCGGACGGTAGGGCCGCGTGGAAAAACGGACAGCGGGGCACCCCTGTCCCCAGGGGTGCCCCGCTGTCCGGTGGCGCTTCGGCCCGGATCGACGCCGACGCCGATCGGGGCCGAGCCGGCGTCGGCTCGGCCGACCTGGCTCGGCCGCTGTCGGCTCAGCTGAACGAGTCGCCGCAGGCGCAGGAGTTGCCTGCGTTCGGGTTGTCGATCGTGAAGCCCTGGGCGTCGATCCGGTCGGCGAAGTCGATGGTGGCGCCGGCCAGGTAGGGGGCGCTCATCCGGTCGACGACGACCTCGACGCCGTCGAAGTCGGTGACGACGTCACCGTCGAGCGACCGCTCGTCGAAGAAGAGCTGGTACCGCAGGCCGGAGCAGCCGCCCGGCTGCACCGCCACCCGGAGCCGCAGGTCGTCGCGGCCCTCCTGCTCGATCAGGGCCTTGACCTTCTGCGCCGCGACGTCGGTGAGGACGACGGAACTGGGGGCCTTGGCCTCGGTCGACTCGGTCTGCGCTGGCGTGGTCACGTGGAAGTCTCCCTGCGCGTGTGGGTCTGGACGCACTGGCCAACACCGTACGTCGCCCAGTGATTCCCGATGTGGTCGCAGCCTCGATTGTAAGCCGCCGGGGCCGGGATCAGCAGATCGGCGGCGTGACAGCTCCACCCCGGGCGCCCCGTGGTCAGCGGCTCCACTGCCGGGCCAGGCGGGCGCCGAGCTGCCGCAGCCCCTCGGCCGGGCGGCTCAGCGCCGCGTCGAGCCCGCCGCGTTCCTCGCCGCCGAAGTGCTCCACCAGGCTGTACGCGTCGGTCACCCCGGCCGCCGCGGCTTCCCGGCGCCCGGTGCTCACCTGCCCGGCCAGCACCACGCACGGCACTCCCCGGTCCCGGGCGGCGCCGGCCACCCCGGCGACGACCTTGCCGCGCAGCGACTGGTGGTCGAAGGAGCCCTCGCCGGTGATCACGAGGTCGGCGGCGTCGAGGGCGGCGGGCAGCCCGATCGCCCGGGTGACCAGGCCGATGCCGGACTCGCACCGGCCGCCGAGGGCCAGGATCGCGGCACCGAGGCCACCCGCGGCACCGCCGCCGGGCAGCGCGCCGAGGCCGGCCGGGCAGCCGGGCAGGTCCCGCTCCAGGACGGCGGCGAAGCGCTCCAGCGCGGCGTCGAGCAGCAGCACGTCCTCCCGGGTGGCCCCCTTCTGGGGGCCGTACACGTTGCTGGCGCCGTGCAGGCCGAGCAGTGGGTTGTCCACGTCGGTGGCGGCGACCAGGGTGGCCCCGCGCAGTCGGGGCGAGCCGTCCAGCCCGGCGACGGCGGCCAGCGCCGCGCCGCCGTACGGCAGCGCCAGGCCGGCCCCGTCGAGCGGGGTGACCCCGAGCGCGGCCAGCATCCCGGCGCCGGCGTCGTTGGTGGCGGAACCGCCCAGCCCGATCACCACCGTCCGGGCACCGTGCTCGATCGCGGCGGTGACCAGCGCGCCGAGGCCGTACGAGGTGGTGGCCTTCGGGTCACGCTCGGCCCGGGCGAGCAGGTGCAACCCGCACGCCTGGGCGCTCTCCAGGTACGCCGTGCCGTCGTCGGTGAGCAGGATCTCACCGGCGGCCGGCCGGCCGAGCGGAGCGACGGTCGGCACCGCGATCCGGCGCCCGCCCAGCGCCTCGGCGAGGACGGCGACGAAGCCGGGGCCGCCGTCGGCGAGGGGGCGGATGAACAGTTGGTCCGCCTCGGCCACCTCCCGCCAGCCCTCGGCCACCGCGGCGGCCACCTCCTGGGCGGGCAGGGTGCCGGCGAACTTGTCCGGGCAGAGCAGCACGCGCATGCCCAGCAGTGTGGCAGGCCACACCGGGGCCGCGGGGAGTGTGGCAGACCACACCGGCGGCGACCGTACGGCGGCGCCGCTGTGGGACCATTTGGACGTGACTTCGACCTGGGTGGAACCCTCCAACACCGCGACGGCCCTGCTCCTGCTCGGCCGCGGCAGCGACCCCGCCACCGAGCGTGGCGTGGAGTGTCCGGGCGACCTGCCGGCGCCCAGCGACCCCGACCTGGTGGCCCGGGCCGCGGCGGCGAAGGCGGCCCTCGGCGACCGGGTCTTCGTGCTCGGCCACCACTACCAGCGCGACGAGGTGATCCAGTTCGCCGACGTGACCGGCGACTCGTTCAAGCTGGCCCGCGAGGCGGCGGCCCGGCCGGACGCGGAGTACATCGTCTTCTGCGGCGTGCACTTCATGGCCGAGAGCGCCGACATCCTCACCGCCGACAGCCAGAAGGTGGTCCTGCCCGACCTGGCGGCCGGCTGCTCGATGGCGGACATGGCCGTGCTGTCCCAGGTCGAGACGGCCTGGGACGTGCTGACCGAGCTGGGCGTCGCGCGGGACGTGGTCCCGGTGACGTACATGAACTCCTCGGCGGACATCAAGGGCTTCGTGGGCCGGCACGGCGGCGTCGTCTGCACCTCCTCCAACGCGCGGCGGGCGCTGGACTGGGCGTACGGGCAGGGGTCGAAGGTGCTCTTCCTGCCCGACCAGCACCTGGGGCGCAACACGGCCGTGCTGGAGCTGGGCCTCTCGCTCGACGACTGCGTGCTCTACGACCCGCACAAGCTGAACGGCGGGCTCACCCCGGAGCAGCTGCGGGACGCGAAGATGATCCTGTGGCGCGGGCACTGCTCGGTGCACGGCCGGTTCACCCTCGACAGCGTCAACGACGTACGGGAGCGGGTGCCGGGGGTCAACGTGCTGGTCCACCCCGAGTGCCGGCACGAGGTGGTCACCGCCGCCGACCTCGTGGGCTCGACCGAATACATCATCAGGGCCATCGAGGCGGCGCCGGCCGGCTCGGCGTGGGCGGTGGGGACGGAGCTGAACCTGGTCCGGCGGCTGGCGCTGGCCCACCCGGACAAGCAGATCATGTTCCTGGACCGGGCCGTCTGCTACTGCTCGACCATGAACCGGATCGACCTGCCGCACCTGGTCTGGGCCCTGGAGGAGCTGGTGGCCGGCCGGGTCGTCAACCAGATCACCGTGGACCCGGACACCGCGCGGCACGCCCGGGCGGCGCTGGACCAGATGCTCGCGCTCCCCGGCGCGGACACCCCGCCACCGGCCACGGTCTGATCGCGCCGCGCGACGCGGCTGACACGCAGGCGCACCTCGCGCCCCGATTCATGCCTTCGGGGGCGCTGTGCCCGGGTCCATCTCCTCATGGAGGGCTATGCTGCCGAGGCGACGACGCGCGGCTCCGTTTACCGCCGGCCGCATCGCGGGTACCAGCAGCGAACGCCCGCATCACCATCAACACGGCAGCACCGACGCGCTGGAGGTTGCGTTGACCGACGACGTCCTGGTCGTACACGGAGGCACTCCGCTGGAAGGGCGGATCCGCGTGCGCGGCGCGAAGAACCTGGTGTCCAAGGCGATGGTCGCCGCCCTGCTGGGCGACAGCCCCAGCCGGCTGTTCGACGTGCCGCGGATCCGCGACGTCGAGGTCGTCCGGGGGCTACTCGGCCTGCACGGGGTGAAGGTGACCGACGGCGACGAGGACGGTGAGCTGGTCTTCGACCCGGCCAACGTCGAGAGCGCCAGCACCGACCAGATCAACGTGCACGCCGGCTCCAGCCGTATCCCGATCCTGCTCTGCGGGCCGCTGCTGCACCGGCTGGGCCAC is part of the Micromonospora olivasterospora genome and encodes:
- a CDS encoding carbohydrate kinase family protein, translating into MKIAVTGSIATDHLMSFPGRFADQLIADQLDKVSLSFLVDDLVLRRGGVAANIAFGMGQLGLRPVLLGAVGADFADYRSWLERHGVDCGSVHVSEVAHTARFVCTTDTEMCQIASFYAGAMSEARNIELAPVAQRLGGLDLVLVGANDPEAMLRHSAECRERGYPFVADPSQQLARMSGGDVATLIDGAEYLMTNEYEKSLLRSKAGLTDAQLLDRVKIRVTTLGKDGAELAGRDFGTIHVPVVREVQAVDPTGVGDGFRAGFFAGLSWGLGLERAAQVGSLLAALVLETVGTQEYEVRPDLFVKRLAESYGDAAAEDVRPHLLP
- the erpA gene encoding iron-sulfur cluster insertion protein ErpA, whose product is MTTPAQTESTEAKAPSSVVLTDVAAQKVKALIEQEGRDDLRLRVAVQPGGCSGLRYQLFFDERSLDGDVVTDFDGVEVVVDRMSAPYLAGATIDFADRIDAQGFTIDNPNAGNSCACGDSFS
- a CDS encoding glycerate kinase, translated to MRVLLCPDKFAGTLPAQEVAAAVAEGWREVAEADQLFIRPLADGGPGFVAVLAEALGGRRIAVPTVAPLGRPAAGEILLTDDGTAYLESAQACGLHLLARAERDPKATTSYGLGALVTAAIEHGARTVVIGLGGSATNDAGAGMLAALGVTPLDGAGLALPYGGAALAAVAGLDGSPRLRGATLVAATDVDNPLLGLHGASNVYGPQKGATREDVLLLDAALERFAAVLERDLPGCPAGLGALPGGGAAGGLGAAILALGGRCESGIGLVTRAIGLPAALDAADLVITGEGSFDHQSLRGKVVAGVAGAARDRGVPCVVLAGQVSTGRREAAAAGVTDAYSLVEHFGGEERGGLDAALSRPAEGLRQLGARLARQWSR
- the nadA gene encoding quinolinate synthase NadA, encoding MTSTWVEPSNTATALLLLGRGSDPATERGVECPGDLPAPSDPDLVARAAAAKAALGDRVFVLGHHYQRDEVIQFADVTGDSFKLAREAAARPDAEYIVFCGVHFMAESADILTADSQKVVLPDLAAGCSMADMAVLSQVETAWDVLTELGVARDVVPVTYMNSSADIKGFVGRHGGVVCTSSNARRALDWAYGQGSKVLFLPDQHLGRNTAVLELGLSLDDCVLYDPHKLNGGLTPEQLRDAKMILWRGHCSVHGRFTLDSVNDVRERVPGVNVLVHPECRHEVVTAADLVGSTEYIIRAIEAAPAGSAWAVGTELNLVRRLALAHPDKQIMFLDRAVCYCSTMNRIDLPHLVWALEELVAGRVVNQITVDPDTARHARAALDQMLALPGADTPPPATV